CTTAAGAAACTCTTGTTTGCGCTGTTCTGGGTTGGAATTTTTTAGGAGGGCAATAACAGCTTCCGCTGTTTCGCCAGCAAAGGCTTCTGCCACAGCATCATCGCTAGCTAGCACATGAGCAGGGTGAGTGGCCAACACGCACAGGGCGATAGCAACACCTACAATCATGCGGGGCATAATCGTAGAAAAATATTGGAAAACATAAGAACCTCCTGAAGTATTGAGGGTACACTATGGGTTTTTGGTGCTATCGGTCAAGACGAATCATCATCTAAATCAGAAATATCTGGTAGATAGTCTACACCATTTGCATTGCTACGACGTTGGCGAACGGCATTGGTTTGGCTTTGAAAATACAGATTCCGGACAGTAGCATAATAATCTACGGAGGTTTTTTCCAGATGATCAATAAGGTTTAGGTTGCGTGCCCGTAGAGAAATACCATTCACGGTACTACGTGTTATCAAAACCTTTCTACTTGCATAATAAGCGAAGGGATCAAGCGCAACATCAACGCTGCTACCAATTAAATCCCGCGGAGAGGAAGGTCCTATGATAGGTAAATGGAGATAAAAACCCGACCCAATCCCCCATACACCAAGGGTTTGGCCAAAATACCCAGTTTTTTTAGAGTATCCAAAACGGTCAGCAATATCAATCAAGCCGCCAATGCCAATCGTGCTGTTGGTGCTAAACCGCACCATAACGACCCACGCATCATACATCTCACCTTGTAGCATCGTGTTAGGCAAATAGACTGGTGTTCTGAGGTTGTCCAAAAAATTAGACACACCATTCTGAATGGGTTGCGGTATGATGCCATGATACCAAGTGGCAACTGGTTTTAGAAGTATGGCGTCAAAGAAGCGGTTGACCTCAAACGTGTAGCGGTTGAATGGCTCTAGGGGGTCACTTATTTCTGCTACTTGGTTGGCGGTGGTTATCTGATTAGCACTCTTGTCTGGGAGTTGTTTTCCGGCACACGCACCCAGCAAAAATAGCGCTATTAGGGGCAAGGTCAGTGGCAAGGGTAAGGGGGGAGATACGATAATTTGGCGGATTGCTGAGGGTTTTCTTAACAAGACGTGAATCATGACGAAAGAGTATATCGCGTTGTGTGATTCTAAACCAGAGAATCGGTTATGAGGTTTCTCGTACTTGTATGTAGAGTAAGTTTACCATATAAGTATGTCTTTATGTTTGCTAGAGAGATAGAGGAACAGAATAGGTAACAGGATAATATGCAGAATAATGATGGCAAACTACACAGTGACACATTGCTAACGGCGCT
The sequence above is drawn from the Parvularculales bacterium genome and encodes:
- a CDS encoding VacJ family lipoprotein, with the protein product MLRKPSAIRQIIVSPPLPLPLTLPLIALFLLGACAGKQLPDKSANQITTANQVAEISDPLEPFNRYTFEVNRFFDAILLKPVATWYHGIIPQPIQNGVSNFLDNLRTPVYLPNTMLQGEMYDAWVVMVRFSTNSTIGIGGLIDIADRFGYSKKTGYFGQTLGVWGIGSGFYLHLPIIGPSSPRDLIGSSVDVALDPFAYYASRKVLITRSTVNGISLRARNLNLIDHLEKTSVDYYATVRNLYFQSQTNAVRQRRSNANGVDYLPDISDLDDDSS